A part of Halobaculum sp. MBLA0143 genomic DNA contains:
- a CDS encoding acyl-CoA carboxylase subunit beta: MRVHVGAGATDEEASAIASALAEHLAVEVEVVVGDGEEPAAAATPPEPDYPVDDGKRPGDRERQLRQEVDDILSGGPQKYKDRLPDQGKLFVRDRLNLWFGDPDGDPGDALTFEDGRFANFDDWHPDSPETTDPTESDRIPADGLITGGAEFEGRDIHVMANDFTVKAGSMAAKGVEKFLRMQQRALKNGKPVVYLMDSSGGRIDQQTGFFANREGIGKYYYNHSMLSGRVPQICVLYGPCIAGAAYTPVFADFTIMVEGMSAMAIASPRMVKMVTGEEIEMDDLGGPAVHAKYSGSADLVADDEAHARQLVAELISYLPDVAGEDPPRADPEPPALDPRGTDAVIPDAPNRAYDVTDLIERVVDAESVFELKPEYGPEIVTAFARIDGRPVGIVANQPAERSGAIFPDAAEKAAEFIWTCDAYEIPLLYLCDTPGFMAGSQVEKDAILEKGKKFIYATSAATVPQQTVVVRKAYGAGIYAMGGPAYEPESVLGLPSGEIAIMGPEAAINAVYANELADIEDEDARAEREQELREEYRRDIDVHRMASEVVIDDVIEPSTLREELVNRFDFYADIDKSVPEKKHGTIL; this comes from the coding sequence ATGCGAGTCCACGTCGGAGCGGGAGCCACAGACGAGGAGGCGTCCGCCATCGCGTCGGCGCTGGCCGAACACCTCGCCGTCGAGGTGGAGGTAGTGGTCGGCGACGGGGAGGAGCCGGCCGCGGCCGCGACGCCGCCGGAACCGGACTACCCGGTCGACGACGGCAAACGGCCGGGCGACCGGGAACGACAGCTCCGCCAGGAGGTCGACGACATCCTCTCGGGCGGTCCACAGAAGTACAAGGACCGACTCCCGGACCAGGGGAAGCTGTTCGTCCGCGACCGACTGAACCTCTGGTTCGGCGACCCCGACGGTGACCCCGGGGACGCGTTGACGTTCGAGGACGGTCGGTTCGCCAACTTCGACGACTGGCACCCGGACTCGCCGGAGACGACGGACCCGACGGAGAGCGACCGCATCCCCGCCGACGGACTCATCACCGGCGGCGCGGAGTTCGAGGGGCGCGACATCCACGTCATGGCCAACGACTTCACGGTGAAGGCGGGGTCGATGGCCGCGAAGGGGGTCGAGAAGTTCCTCCGGATGCAACAACGCGCGCTGAAGAACGGCAAGCCGGTCGTCTACCTGATGGACTCCTCCGGCGGTCGGATCGACCAACAGACCGGCTTCTTCGCCAACCGCGAGGGGATCGGGAAGTACTACTACAACCACTCGATGCTGTCCGGGCGGGTGCCACAGATCTGTGTGCTGTACGGGCCTTGCATCGCCGGCGCGGCGTACACCCCGGTGTTCGCCGACTTCACGATCATGGTGGAGGGGATGTCGGCGATGGCCATCGCCTCGCCCCGGATGGTGAAGATGGTCACCGGCGAGGAGATCGAGATGGACGACCTCGGCGGCCCGGCGGTCCACGCCAAGTACTCCGGCAGCGCGGACCTCGTCGCCGACGACGAGGCCCACGCCCGGCAGTTGGTCGCGGAGCTGATCTCGTACCTCCCGGACGTGGCCGGCGAGGACCCGCCGCGGGCGGACCCGGAGCCGCCGGCACTGGACCCACGCGGGACGGACGCGGTCATCCCGGACGCCCCGAATCGGGCGTACGACGTGACCGACCTGATCGAACGGGTCGTGGACGCGGAGTCGGTGTTCGAGCTGAAGCCGGAGTACGGCCCGGAGATCGTCACTGCGTTCGCCCGGATCGACGGCCGGCCGGTGGGGATCGTCGCCAACCAACCCGCCGAGCGGTCGGGGGCGATCTTCCCCGACGCCGCCGAGAAGGCCGCGGAGTTCATCTGGACGTGTGACGCCTACGAGATCCCCCTGCTGTACCTCTGTGACACGCCGGGGTTCATGGCCGGCTCACAGGTGGAGAAAGACGCCATTCTGGAGAAGGGGAAGAAGTTCATCTACGCCACCTCCGCCGCGACCGTCCCCCAGCAGACGGTGGTCGTCCGGAAGGCGTACGGCGCCGGGATCTACGCGATGGGTGGCCCGGCCTACGAGCCGGAGTCCGTGCTGGGGCTCCCCTCCGGCGAGATCGCCATCATGGGGCCGGAGGCGGCGATCAACGCCGTCTACGCCAACGAACTCGCGGACATCGAAGACGAGGACGCCCGTGCGGAACGCGAACAGGAGCTACGCGAGGAGTACCGTCGGGACATCGACGTCCACCGGATGGCGAGCGAGGTGGTGATCGACGACGTGATCGAGCCGTCGACGCTCCGCGAGGAGCTGGTCAACCGGTTCGACTTCTACGCCGACATCGACAAGAGCGTGCCGGAGAAGAAACACGGGACGATCCTGTAG
- a CDS encoding DoxX family membrane protein, which yields MTAAAPDGAVGSLVAAAGTLVDSAGTVADRVAVALPAPATLARLGLAAMLVAAGAHKLLQPGDWAAYVTDWLAPFLVVTPVQFMLLNGWLELGFAGLLLADRYTAFAATVAWVSLSATIAYLGVVWLTTGAFGDVIARDLGLLALALVVFRDARESRVGSG from the coding sequence GTGACGGCCGCCGCGCCCGACGGCGCCGTGGGCTCGCTCGTCGCGGCCGCGGGTACGCTCGTCGACAGCGCCGGCACCGTCGCGGATCGCGTGGCCGTGGCGTTGCCCGCGCCGGCGACGCTCGCCCGACTCGGGCTCGCGGCGATGCTCGTCGCCGCCGGCGCCCACAAACTGCTCCAACCGGGCGACTGGGCGGCGTACGTCACCGACTGGCTCGCGCCGTTCCTCGTCGTCACGCCCGTCCAGTTCATGCTGCTCAACGGCTGGCTGGAGCTGGGGTTCGCCGGACTGTTGCTCGCGGATCGCTACACCGCGTTCGCCGCGACCGTCGCGTGGGTGTCGCTGTCTGCGACGATCGCGTACCTCGGTGTCGTGTGGCTGACGACCGGCGCGTTCGGCGACGTGATCGCGCGGGACCTGGGACTGCTGGCGCTGGCGCTCGTCGTGTTCCGTGACGCCCGCGAGAGTCGGGTCGGGAGTGGGTGA
- a CDS encoding MaoC family dehydratase: protein MTGRYYEAFTVGETVDHERRRTISERDNQVFCDTTMNQQPLHLDADFAGDTQFGERIVNGLLTMSVAVGVSIPETTDGTIVANLSYDDVSHPNPVFHGDTIRARSTVTDKRETSDGERGVVTMRVEAFKVADADPATGDYDGGSADPSEVTDDGDVLVCSFERTVLSLKRDAES, encoded by the coding sequence GTGACCGGACGCTACTACGAGGCGTTCACCGTCGGAGAGACCGTCGACCACGAGCGCCGCCGGACGATCAGCGAGCGCGACAACCAGGTGTTCTGTGACACGACGATGAACCAACAACCGCTCCACCTGGACGCCGACTTCGCCGGCGACACCCAGTTCGGCGAGCGGATCGTCAACGGCCTCCTCACGATGAGCGTCGCCGTCGGCGTCTCTATCCCCGAGACCACCGACGGCACGATCGTCGCCAATCTCTCGTACGACGACGTGTCTCACCCCAACCCCGTCTTCCACGGCGACACGATCCGCGCACGCTCGACCGTCACGGACAAACGCGAGACGAGTGACGGCGAACGCGGTGTCGTCACCATGCGCGTCGAGGCGTTCAAAGTCGCCGACGCCGACCCCGCAACCGGCGACTACGACGGCGGCAGCGCCGACCCCAGCGAGGTGACCGACGACGGCGACGTGCTCGTCTGCTCGTTCGAGCGGACCGTGTTGTCGCTGAAACGGGACGCCGAGTCGTGA
- a CDS encoding CoA ester lyase, translating to MSRRSLLFSPGDQPELVRKAPRADPDVIAVDLEDAVAPDALPAAREAVAELLADPEFQPDAEVCVRLSGTEPAADADALVDAPPDSVMLAKASGADDVAATAELLAERGLDCPVLALVETARGVTEAVEIADHPATDALVFGAEDLAADVGATRTSEGTEVVYARQRVVTAAAAAGVDAIDTLYTDFEDEAGLRADTHTAVEFGYDGKMAIHPAQVGPINEAFTPDDDRIAWARRVLAARDRAADDGRGVFEVDGEMIDAPLIAQAERVRERALAAGVSFDGG from the coding sequence GTGTCCAGACGCAGTCTCCTGTTCTCGCCCGGCGACCAGCCCGAACTCGTCCGGAAGGCGCCCCGCGCGGACCCGGACGTGATCGCAGTAGACTTGGAGGACGCCGTCGCGCCGGACGCGCTGCCGGCGGCCCGCGAGGCGGTTGCAGAGCTGTTGGCGGACCCGGAGTTCCAGCCGGACGCGGAGGTGTGTGTCCGGCTGTCCGGGACGGAGCCGGCGGCGGACGCGGACGCCCTCGTGGACGCGCCGCCGGACTCGGTGATGCTGGCGAAGGCGAGCGGCGCAGACGACGTGGCGGCGACGGCGGAGCTGTTGGCCGAGCGAGGACTCGACTGTCCGGTGTTGGCGCTCGTCGAGACCGCTCGGGGGGTGACCGAGGCCGTCGAAATCGCCGACCACCCGGCGACGGACGCGCTCGTGTTCGGCGCGGAGGATCTGGCGGCGGACGTGGGAGCGACCCGAACGAGCGAGGGGACGGAGGTGGTGTACGCCCGCCAACGGGTCGTCACCGCGGCTGCGGCCGCCGGAGTCGACGCGATCGACACGCTGTACACGGACTTCGAGGACGAGGCCGGGCTCCGAGCGGACACCCACACGGCCGTCGAGTTCGGCTACGACGGGAAGATGGCGATCCACCCGGCCCAGGTCGGCCCGATCAACGAGGCGTTCACCCCGGACGACGACCGGATCGCGTGGGCTCGCCGGGTGTTGGCGGCCCGGGACCGCGCAGCCGACGACGGCCGTGGCGTGTTCGAGGTGGACGGAGAGATGATCGACGCACCGCTGATCGCCCAGGCCGAGCGGGTCCGCGAGCGGGCGCTCGCGGCCGGCGTCTCCTTCGACGGTGGGTGA
- a CDS encoding Glu/Leu/Phe/Val dehydrogenase yields the protein MSDEANPFESLQEQIDDAARHLDVSPDVLTRLKNPERVLETNLSVELDDGSIEVFSAYRSQFNGDRGPYKGGIRYHPGVDRDEVKALSGWMVYKCAIANVPYGGGKGGIEVEPSAYSDAELERLTRAFATELRPLIGEDRDIPAPDVNTGQREMNWIKDTYETLENTTAPGVITGKAPDNGGSAGRVEATGRSTTFASREVFDYLDRDLSEATVAVQGYGNAGWVAAKLIERQGGTVVAVSDSSGAIHDPAGLDTVAVKEFKRETGSVSGYEGATEELSNDELLTMDVDLLVPAALENAIDGDLATDVRADVIVEAANGPLTPEADDVLADSDTYVVPDILANAGGVTVSYFEWVQNRQRFYWTEEKVNEELERHITNGFDDMIDAFESTDAPNLRTAAYVVAIRRVVDAYENSGNWP from the coding sequence ATGTCCGACGAGGCGAACCCCTTCGAGAGTCTCCAGGAACAAATCGACGACGCGGCGCGTCACTTGGACGTGTCGCCGGACGTGCTCACCCGGCTGAAGAACCCAGAGCGCGTGTTGGAGACGAACCTCTCCGTCGAACTCGACGACGGGAGCATCGAGGTGTTCAGCGCGTACCGCTCGCAGTTCAACGGGGACCGTGGGCCGTACAAAGGCGGAATTCGCTACCACCCGGGGGTCGACCGCGACGAGGTGAAGGCGTTGTCCGGGTGGATGGTGTACAAGTGTGCAATCGCGAACGTCCCGTACGGCGGCGGGAAGGGCGGGATCGAGGTGGAGCCGTCGGCGTACAGCGACGCGGAGTTGGAACGACTCACCCGCGCGTTCGCCACGGAGCTGCGGCCGTTGATCGGCGAGGACCGCGACATCCCGGCGCCGGACGTCAACACCGGCCAACGGGAGATGAACTGGATCAAGGACACGTACGAGACGCTGGAGAACACGACCGCGCCGGGCGTCATCACGGGGAAGGCGCCGGACAACGGCGGCAGCGCCGGCCGCGTGGAGGCGACCGGCCGGTCGACGACGTTCGCCAGCCGCGAGGTGTTCGACTACCTCGACCGTGACCTGTCGGAGGCCACTGTCGCCGTCCAAGGGTACGGCAACGCTGGCTGGGTCGCCGCGAAGCTGATCGAACGACAGGGTGGGACGGTCGTCGCCGTCTCCGACTCCAGCGGCGCGATCCACGACCCCGCGGGTCTCGACACGGTCGCGGTCAAGGAGTTCAAGCGGGAGACCGGCTCCGTCTCCGGCTACGAGGGGGCCACGGAGGAGCTGTCCAACGACGAACTGCTGACGATGGACGTGGACCTCCTCGTCCCCGCCGCCCTGGAGAACGCCATCGACGGCGACCTGGCGACGGACGTGCGTGCGGACGTTATCGTCGAGGCCGCCAACGGTCCGCTCACGCCCGAGGCCGACGACGTGCTCGCCGACTCCGACACGTACGTCGTCCCGGACATCCTCGCCAACGCCGGCGGCGTCACCGTGAGCTACTTCGAGTGGGTCCAGAACCGGCAGCGCTTCTACTGGACCGAGGAGAAGGTGAACGAGGAACTGGAACGCCACATCACGAACGGGTTCGACGACATGATCGACGCCTTCGAGTCGACCGACGCGCCGAACCTCCGGACCGCGGCGTACGTCGTCGCCATCCGCCGGGTCGTCGACGCCTACGAGAACTCCGGTAACTGGCCGTAG
- a CDS encoding NADH-quinone oxidoreductase subunit J, with amino-acid sequence MVAETIAFALFALVTVGSALGVVLMEDVWHSALLLGVALLSVAVHYVMLQAEFLAAMQILVYVGGVLILITFAVMLVRRGGVDAETDTNEPEPEADRA; translated from the coding sequence ATGGTCGCAGAGACAATCGCGTTCGCGCTGTTCGCCCTCGTTACGGTGGGCTCGGCGCTGGGCGTCGTCCTGATGGAGGACGTGTGGCACTCCGCACTCCTCCTCGGGGTCGCGTTGCTCAGCGTCGCGGTGCACTACGTGATGTTACAGGCGGAGTTCCTGGCCGCCATGCAGATCCTCGTCTACGTTGGCGGGGTGTTGATCCTCATCACGTTCGCCGTCATGCTGGTCCGCCGCGGCGGGGTCGACGCCGAGACCGACACGAACGAGCCGGAGCCGGAGGCTGATCGCGCGTGA
- a CDS encoding proton-conducting membrane transporter: MSDASWPRLKLGSHLVPGLAAVALFGVLAVVVLGSDFGAAQGFPADASITASIGYAMFNLPQGDVDAEGFLVAFITIAVVLDVAIDAAVYLAQTEDDGGLTTALSDGGTNEGGDR, encoded by the coding sequence GTGAGCGACGCCTCCTGGCCCCGACTGAAGCTGGGCTCGCACCTGGTTCCGGGACTGGCCGCGGTGGCACTGTTCGGTGTGCTCGCCGTCGTCGTCCTCGGCAGCGACTTCGGTGCCGCACAGGGGTTCCCGGCGGACGCCTCCATCACCGCCAGCATCGGCTACGCGATGTTCAACCTCCCGCAGGGTGACGTCGACGCCGAGGGGTTCCTCGTGGCGTTCATCACCATCGCGGTCGTGCTGGACGTCGCCATCGACGCGGCCGTCTACCTCGCCCAGACGGAAGACGACGGTGGGCTCACGACGGCGCTGTCCGACGGCGGGACGAACGAGGGGGGTGACCGCTGA
- the nuoK gene encoding NADH-quinone oxidoreductase subunit NuoK: MAVPVQWYLLLAAAVFCIGVFGVLTRRNALLFLMSVELMLNAANINLVAFARMWGNLTGQVFSLFTMALAAAEVAVGIGIILVLYRRFSGVDVTEATTMRW; the protein is encoded by the coding sequence ATGGCCGTCCCGGTCCAGTGGTACCTCCTGCTGGCGGCAGCAGTGTTCTGTATCGGCGTGTTCGGCGTCCTGACCCGCCGGAACGCGTTGTTGTTCCTGATGTCCGTGGAACTGATGCTCAACGCAGCCAACATCAATCTCGTCGCGTTCGCACGCATGTGGGGGAACCTCACCGGACAGGTGTTCAGCCTGTTCACGATGGCGCTGGCGGCCGCGGAGGTCGCCGTCGGGATCGGAATCATCCTGGTGTTGTACCGCCGGTTCTCCGGCGTCGACGTGACAGAGGCGACAACGATGAGGTGGTGA